A single genomic interval of Lewinellaceae bacterium harbors:
- a CDS encoding DUF58 domain-containing protein produces MKLLDNYEVRDLGNLELLARQVVEGFIIGLHKSPFHGFSVEFAEHRLYNPGEDTRNIDWKVYARTDRLFTKRFEEETNLRCQIVIDASSSMYFPEVTKTSKDYINKLRFSALSAAALMNLLQRQRDAFGLSVFDEDVNIHTRCKSSTSHYRLLLTYLDQLINNPERNKATSAAKALHQIADSIHKRSMVIIFSDMFEQSEDTEKLFGAMQHLKHNKHEVVLFHVVDKSKEINFEFENRPYVFIDMESGEKVRLQSNQVREHYVKQMAKFKEDLKFKCLQYRIDFVEADINEGFRHILQSFLVKRSKMRA; encoded by the coding sequence ATGAAGTTGTTAGACAATTACGAAGTACGCGACCTGGGCAACCTCGAACTGTTGGCCCGGCAGGTGGTGGAAGGGTTTATTATCGGCCTGCACAAAAGCCCGTTTCACGGCTTTTCCGTGGAATTTGCCGAGCACCGGCTCTACAACCCCGGCGAGGATACCCGGAACATCGACTGGAAGGTCTACGCCAGGACCGACCGGCTTTTCACCAAGCGGTTCGAGGAAGAGACCAACCTGCGGTGCCAGATCGTCATCGACGCCTCCTCGTCGATGTACTTCCCGGAGGTGACAAAAACGAGCAAGGACTACATCAATAAGTTGCGTTTTTCGGCCTTGTCCGCCGCAGCCCTCATGAACCTGCTGCAGCGGCAACGCGACGCCTTCGGGTTGAGCGTTTTCGACGAGGACGTCAACATCCATACCCGCTGCAAAAGCAGTACCTCTCACTATCGCCTGTTGCTGACCTACCTCGACCAGCTCATCAACAACCCGGAACGCAACAAGGCCACTTCTGCCGCCAAAGCGCTGCACCAGATTGCCGATTCCATCCACAAGCGTTCCATGGTGATCATCTTCAGCGATATGTTTGAACAAAGCGAGGACACCGAAAAATTGTTCGGGGCCATGCAACACCTCAAACACAATAAGCATGAAGTCGTCCTTTTCCACGTAGTGGACAAATCAAAGGAGATCAATTTTGAGTTCGAGAACCGGCCCTACGTCTTCATCGATATGGAATCCGGGGAGAAGGTGCGCCTGCAATCCAATCAGGTCAGGGAACACTACGTCAAACAAATGGCCAAGTTTAAGGAAGACCTCAAATTCAAGTGCCTGCAATACCGCATCGACTTTGTGGAAGCCGACATCAACGAAGGCTTTCGCCATATCCTGCAGTCTTTCCTGGTGAAAAGGAGCAAGATGCGGGCGTAG
- the trxA gene encoding thioredoxin, whose product MAFEFTDANFQETATATESVAVVDFWAEWCGPCRMIGPIIEELSQEYGGKEYDGKKVVVGKVNVDHNPEISMKYGIRSIPTVLILKNGEVVDKQIGVTTKKVLVDKIESQLNGAQ is encoded by the coding sequence ATGGCATTCGAGTTCACTGATGCAAATTTCCAGGAAACGGCAACCGCAACCGAAAGCGTCGCTGTGGTGGACTTCTGGGCGGAATGGTGTGGCCCCTGCCGCATGATCGGCCCCATCATCGAGGAGCTTTCCCAAGAGTATGGGGGCAAAGAATACGACGGCAAAAAAGTTGTGGTTGGAAAGGTAAACGTAGATCACAACCCGGAAATATCCATGAAATACGGCATCCGCAGTATTCCCACAGTGCTTATCCTGAAAAATGGCGAGGTTGTCGATAAGCAAATAGGCGTAACCACCAAAAAGGTGCTGGTCGACAAGATCGAGTCACAACTCAATGGTGCTCAATAA
- a CDS encoding DUF3810 family protein: MSNTKTKLAWIGLGLGALALRYALSGRPEIIEQYYSRMFFPVVRWLIDYLLAWFPIPLIYVFLLALIFFLARGLARWWRRAYQRLWQKAMDGLLGTGAFLSGGIFFFLVLWGFNYGRLPVEEQLGLELKPLTFSELKEEFAHETEIIKRLRNDIPGVSREPVSEEMLPKNLEKKLRAELETWFYQHGFSTAGRVRTVTSCLRGFFFASALRYLYFPFTGEGHIDAGLHALRETLRHGP, translated from the coding sequence ATGTCAAATACAAAAACCAAACTTGCCTGGATCGGGCTGGGGCTTGGGGCCCTGGCTTTGCGTTACGCACTTTCCGGGCGCCCCGAGATCATCGAACAGTACTATAGCCGGATGTTTTTCCCCGTGGTGCGATGGCTGATCGATTACCTGCTGGCGTGGTTCCCCATTCCTCTGATCTACGTTTTTCTGCTGGCGCTGATCTTCTTTCTGGCGCGGGGCCTGGCTCGTTGGTGGCGCAGAGCCTATCAGCGCCTCTGGCAGAAAGCCATGGACGGGCTGTTGGGAACCGGAGCGTTCCTGAGCGGAGGCATTTTTTTTTTCCTGGTGCTGTGGGGTTTCAATTACGGCCGCCTCCCGGTCGAAGAGCAGTTGGGCCTTGAATTGAAACCGCTTACTTTTTCAGAATTGAAAGAGGAGTTTGCTCACGAAACGGAGATCATCAAGCGCCTGAGAAATGACATACCAGGCGTCAGCCGGGAGCCCGTCTCCGAAGAGATGCTACCCAAAAACCTGGAAAAGAAGCTTCGGGCGGAATTGGAAACCTGGTTTTACCAGCATGGTTTCTCCACCGCAGGCAGGGTGCGTACCGTTACGTCCTGCCTAAGGGGATTTTTCTTCGCTTCAGCTCTTCGGTACCTGTACTTTCCCTTTACTGGCGAAGGACATATCGACGCGGGGCTGCATGCGCTGCGAGAAACCCTACGTCATGGCCCATGA
- a CDS encoding DUF3810 family protein, whose translation MSWRMAMVLAMKGRAIFLGYLACIQSDDPLIAYAGHLNYWRTLAADYLQYEPEKYREFRESLPLGIQSDLDAINEVLLRYPDIMPRFRYYAYDAYLKSQGIHEGIKNYDRVTMLARAWRLSQRI comes from the coding sequence ATGAGTTGGCGCATGGCTATGGTTTTGGCGATGAAGGGACGTGCAATTTTCCTGGGCTACCTGGCCTGCATCCAGTCCGACGACCCCCTGATCGCCTATGCCGGCCACCTCAACTACTGGCGCACCCTGGCGGCCGATTACCTGCAGTACGAGCCGGAAAAATACAGGGAGTTTAGAGAAAGCCTGCCGCTCGGCATTCAGTCTGACCTGGATGCGATCAATGAGGTGTTGTTGCGGTATCCGGATATTATGCCGCGTTTCCGTTATTACGCTTACGATGCCTACCTTAAATCACAGGGCATCCACGAGGGGATAAAGAATTACGACCGGGTGACGATGCTTGCCAGGGCATGGAGGCTGAGCCAGAGGATATGA
- a CDS encoding redoxin family protein, with translation MKTRIATIMLACCFSLALPAQPLAPDFNVTDSQGQQRQLYADYLNQGKTVVLKLFFTYCPPCNAIAPLVEPLYQAWGGGNGDVEFISLSIKNDDTSADVAAYKANHGHTFPGVGADGGSLVASQPYRSGAFGFFLGTPTFVVIAPGGAVTFDPRGPGQQGMIDAVDAAIAATGAVRPLVSFTGGGSVNTPQGDPIKGVTVGIAELPGPGWTSGPGGQFSFNAQLAPNEQYTLQAAKTGGDRNGVSTHDLLLISRHILGVAPFNDPLLLIASDANRDSRVTTIDLIYLRRLILGIDMEFDNQESWIFINSAYQFQNPYNPFSEVYSGDATKVFFSPLAGTPLNWVGLKVGDVNDSADGGQ, from the coding sequence ATGAAAACACGGATAGCAACTATTATGCTGGCATGCTGCTTTTCTCTGGCCCTGCCCGCCCAACCGCTTGCGCCGGACTTTAACGTCACCGACAGCCAGGGGCAACAGCGCCAACTCTACGCCGATTACCTCAACCAGGGCAAAACTGTAGTGCTCAAGCTGTTCTTCACCTACTGCCCGCCCTGCAACGCGATAGCGCCATTGGTGGAACCTCTCTACCAGGCATGGGGCGGCGGCAACGGCGATGTTGAATTCATCAGCCTGAGCATTAAAAATGACGACACCAGCGCAGATGTAGCCGCTTACAAAGCCAACCATGGCCACACCTTTCCAGGGGTAGGCGCCGACGGGGGCAGCCTGGTGGCCAGCCAGCCTTACCGCAGCGGCGCTTTTGGGTTTTTCCTCGGCACCCCTACCTTTGTGGTCATCGCCCCGGGCGGAGCCGTAACCTTCGACCCCAGAGGCCCCGGCCAGCAGGGCATGATCGACGCTGTGGATGCCGCCATCGCCGCTACCGGCGCGGTGCGCCCATTGGTCAGCTTCACCGGCGGAGGCAGCGTCAACACGCCCCAGGGAGACCCCATTAAAGGAGTAACGGTAGGCATTGCGGAGTTGCCTGGCCCCGGGTGGACGTCCGGCCCCGGTGGGCAGTTCAGTTTCAATGCCCAATTGGCCCCGAACGAACAGTACACCCTGCAGGCCGCTAAAACCGGTGGCGACCGCAATGGGGTCAGCACCCACGACCTGCTGCTCATCAGCCGGCACATCCTGGGCGTCGCCCCCTTCAACGACCCGCTTCTGCTCATTGCCTCCGACGCCAACCGGGACAGCAGAGTGACCACCATCGACCTGATATACCTTCGCCGCCTGATACTGGGCATCGACATGGAATTCGACAACCAGGAATCCTGGATTTTCATCAACTCGGCTTACCAGTTTCAAAACCCCTATAATCCTTTCAGCGAAGTTTATTCCGGCGATGCCACAAAGGTGTTTTTCTCCCCGCTCGCCGGAACGCCGCTCAACTGGGTAGGGCTGAAGGTGGGCGATGTGAATGATAGCGCGGATGGGGGGCAGTAG
- the lipB gene encoding lipoyl(octanoyl) transferase LipB: MQKVVFQDLGLISYKSAWEYQEKKLKELVDRKLNNRKLEPEDRAQQYHYLLFCEHAPVYTLGKSGSVGHLLLDEAGLKREGFEFFRINRGGDITYHGPGQIVGYPIFDLDCFFTDVHKYVRFLEEAVIRTIAEYGLEGKRVEGYTGVWLEAGEQLPLRKICAIGVHLSRWVTMHGFAFNVNTQLAHFENIIPCGINDKDKGVTSLARELGREAPMDEVKGKLRRHFAELFGFEFKGQ, encoded by the coding sequence ATGCAGAAAGTTGTATTCCAAGACTTGGGGCTGATCAGCTACAAAAGCGCCTGGGAATATCAGGAAAAAAAACTTAAGGAGCTGGTCGACAGGAAGTTGAATAACCGGAAGCTAGAGCCGGAAGACAGAGCGCAGCAGTACCATTACCTGCTCTTTTGCGAACATGCTCCGGTGTATACCCTGGGCAAAAGTGGGTCTGTGGGTCATCTTTTGCTGGACGAAGCAGGATTGAAGCGCGAGGGCTTCGAATTCTTCAGGATCAACCGGGGCGGAGACATTACCTATCACGGCCCGGGGCAGATCGTAGGGTATCCCATTTTTGACCTGGATTGCTTCTTTACCGATGTCCACAAGTACGTTCGCTTCCTGGAAGAGGCAGTCATCCGGACGATTGCGGAGTATGGCCTGGAAGGCAAACGGGTGGAAGGCTACACCGGCGTGTGGCTGGAAGCGGGCGAACAGTTGCCCCTGCGAAAGATTTGCGCCATCGGAGTGCACCTCAGCCGTTGGGTGACCATGCACGGGTTTGCTTTTAATGTGAATACGCAGCTAGCTCATTTTGAAAACATCATTCCTTGTGGAATAAACGATAAGGACAAAGGCGTCACTTCGCTGGCCCGGGAACTGGGCCGGGAAGCCCCCATGGACGAGGTGAAGGGCAAGCTCCGGCGGCATTTCGCCGAATTGTTCGGTTTCGAGTTCAAAGGGCAATGA
- a CDS encoding acyl-CoA thioesterase, translating to MSLKSKPKKVVESRTVMTEMVMPNDTNPMGNLMGGNLLRWMDIASGICAGKHCEAHVVTASVDHVSFQKPIKLGDVITLEATVTRAFRTSVEIHVEVFANDIKGGNPRRCNHAYYTFVGMDDDGNPEVVPPVLPLTEIEQQRFDSASKRREMRLILSGRMKPEDATEFRALFLEREP from the coding sequence ATGAGCCTGAAATCAAAACCGAAGAAGGTTGTTGAATCCCGCACTGTCATGACCGAGATGGTAATGCCCAACGACACCAACCCTATGGGCAACCTGATGGGAGGCAACCTGCTCAGGTGGATGGATATTGCTTCCGGGATTTGTGCCGGCAAGCACTGCGAAGCGCATGTCGTAACGGCCTCGGTAGATCATGTTTCTTTTCAAAAGCCTATAAAACTAGGGGACGTGATCACGCTGGAAGCCACCGTGACCCGCGCTTTTCGCACCTCAGTCGAGATTCACGTCGAAGTGTTTGCCAATGACATCAAAGGGGGAAACCCCCGCCGTTGCAACCACGCCTACTACACTTTCGTCGGCATGGATGATGACGGCAACCCCGAGGTGGTGCCTCCTGTCCTTCCTCTCACCGAGATCGAACAGCAGCGTTTCGACAGCGCCTCCAAGCGAAGGGAAATGCGCCTCATCCTCAGCGGTAGAATGAAACCAGAAGATGCCACGGAATTCCGGGCCTTGTTCCTGGAACGGGAGCCTTAA
- a CDS encoding T9SS type A sorting domain-containing protein, translated as MLQGGLPQEEIGRVGFTISPSNPEVVYALYVGTDSQVYDVFRTDDGGENWAPVVNFGGQQGLESGVLGGFGWFFGQIRVNPADPNDFFILGVDLWRTRDGGQSWEEATPPWYFYEVHADKHDLVFTSSGSLLLATDGGLYRSADDSQSWQDIENIPITQFYRVAYNPHQPGLYYGGAQDNGTTGGGALEEEWPRILGGDGFQVAFRPDIPEVMYAETQNGNIYVSLDGGFGFNDATDGIDSDDRRDWDMQYIISPHNPDVMYTGTFRVYRSNAGAIPYWEPISEDLSDGLILNPRYHNITTIDESPVVEGLLYVGTVDANVWRSDDTGENWLEVKDGLPERYVTSVKASPAFADWVYVTFSGYKDNDFIPRIHRSKSRGDSWEDISGDLPDLAINDVYILPGHQDSILFVATDGGVYGSLNSGQSWERLGLNMPYIHTYDLAWNEERNELVVGTFARSIMSYPLDSILAIPQDTVMTSAGSPLVADNSFLKVYPSPAKDWVRFGFQNIEPGRAYELAVLNQKGQVVLRRQGNQSGFVEEEVSVSRLPAGMYTAKVKMRHTVRTGRFLKQ; from the coding sequence TTGTTGCAGGGCGGCTTGCCGCAGGAGGAGATCGGCAGGGTAGGCTTTACCATCTCCCCTTCAAACCCAGAGGTCGTTTACGCTTTGTACGTCGGCACCGACAGCCAGGTATACGATGTATTCCGAACAGATGACGGCGGGGAGAACTGGGCCCCGGTTGTCAACTTCGGAGGGCAGCAGGGATTGGAATCCGGGGTTTTGGGAGGTTTTGGCTGGTTCTTTGGCCAGATCAGGGTTAACCCCGCTGACCCCAATGATTTCTTTATCCTGGGGGTAGACCTTTGGCGCACCCGCGACGGCGGGCAAAGCTGGGAGGAAGCGACGCCGCCCTGGTATTTTTATGAGGTTCATGCCGATAAGCACGACCTGGTCTTTACGTCCTCCGGCAGCCTGCTGCTGGCTACCGACGGCGGCTTGTACCGATCGGCAGACGACAGTCAATCCTGGCAGGACATTGAGAATATCCCCATCACCCAGTTTTACCGCGTGGCTTATAATCCCCATCAGCCTGGGCTCTATTACGGCGGTGCCCAGGACAACGGCACCACCGGAGGAGGAGCGCTGGAGGAAGAATGGCCCCGGATATTAGGCGGCGACGGTTTTCAGGTGGCCTTTCGCCCGGACATTCCCGAAGTGATGTACGCCGAGACCCAGAATGGCAATATTTACGTTTCCCTCGATGGAGGCTTCGGCTTTAATGACGCAACTGATGGCATTGACTCTGACGACCGCCGGGACTGGGATATGCAATACATCATCAGCCCCCACAACCCGGATGTAATGTACACGGGTACTTTTCGCGTGTACCGGAGCAATGCCGGCGCTATCCCCTACTGGGAACCCATTAGCGAAGATCTTTCCGATGGGCTTATCCTCAACCCTCGTTATCACAACATTACAACCATCGACGAGTCTCCGGTGGTGGAAGGGCTCCTGTACGTGGGTACCGTCGACGCCAATGTGTGGCGGTCGGATGACACGGGAGAAAACTGGCTGGAGGTCAAGGATGGCCTGCCCGAGCGGTACGTTACTTCCGTGAAGGCCTCGCCGGCGTTTGCCGATTGGGTATACGTCACTTTTTCGGGATATAAAGACAATGATTTTATACCGCGCATTCACCGCTCCAAAAGCCGGGGCGACAGTTGGGAGGATATCTCCGGCGATTTGCCGGATTTGGCGATCAACGATGTTTATATCTTGCCCGGCCACCAGGATTCCATCCTGTTCGTCGCAACGGATGGCGGGGTATATGGCAGCCTGAACAGCGGACAAAGCTGGGAGCGGCTGGGCCTTAACATGCCCTACATACACACCTATGACCTGGCATGGAACGAGGAGAGAAATGAATTGGTGGTGGGCACCTTTGCCCGTTCCATCATGTCTTACCCGCTGGATTCCATCCTGGCTATTCCCCAGGATACAGTCATGACGTCTGCCGGCTCGCCTCTGGTTGCCGACAACTCGTTTCTGAAAGTATATCCTTCTCCTGCAAAGGACTGGGTCCGCTTCGGATTCCAGAATATCGAACCCGGCAGGGCTTATGAACTGGCCGTGCTCAACCAGAAAGGGCAGGTGGTTCTAAGAAGGCAGGGCAACCAATCCGGCTTTGTGGAGGAGGAAGTAAGTGTTTCGAGGCTGCCGGCAGGCATGTACACGGCAAAGGTGAAAATGCGCCACACGGTGAGGACGGGGCGTTTCTTGAAACAGTGA
- a CDS encoding SDR family NAD(P)-dependent oxidoreductase: MSAKNIAIAYCADNEQVVKQIEQHLNLSGYQFQHYAGTKSTVNPPLSDQLLSQPNPILLIVSDNFLKAAQCMHRGLKLLQEKRNLILPVVIEGVTEDEQTGKTIKVQTDFERVSDIIQYINYWQDQYLDLRRQKRQMKEFDEEAFNAHLKIMREISSEAGEFLRVLRGMNYQTHKSLVANSYEQFFKFTGDMDGWGRFKSKAPSVLITEPAPPAPEEETPAAELPAAVEEQEEITEAQEESPTTPVEAEEAPPPAGLSDIPGMDLIEELGPEERVEEPQTPAGEEPASDEIADVIEWGVGEVEDEVEVEDEDEGEVEGEGEEDENAEEPFYLDDEEDDALSEEEEEELEEDQVAVLVEEAMEYFNTGQVQEGLAFMAQAVEENPDNAYLKYNQALMLAQRGQDYRSARKALQSVVEAEPSNEEALYLMGELNELLEDFDNARKYYLRLIDVNPKYPHACYRLGLILAAHFEGQQKAASRYLKKAIKQDENNADACYQYALLLNEALGKPKKAIELLKRTLEIDPKHPFANYDLALVYYQLGQRPKAKRAYARAIAINPELHTPENDLAFQEQPQPPAPVSEASASTPPASAIASVEHDALEALKNNINRLEELLRAREEEAAVLRQEIEEEPVPEKPKVDQTVLITGATSGIGKAVAEKFAQNGYRVIITGRRAKRLEELKGRFEEEYDADVLAIAFDVRDGGAVEEVMEKLGDKGMEVDILINNAGKAKGLAPIHEGKIEHWEEMIDTNLKGLLYMTRAVSPGMVERKSGHIINICSTAGRDVYPNGNVYCATKSAVEALTKAMRLDLHQHHVKVSMVNPAHVEETEFALTRFDGDEEKAKIYKGFKPLTSRDVAEAIFFMATRPAHVNVLDIVLQGVQQASSLVIDRSGRELYEGEEEVD, translated from the coding sequence ATGAGCGCAAAAAACATTGCCATTGCTTATTGTGCAGATAATGAGCAAGTAGTAAAACAAATCGAACAACACCTGAACCTGTCCGGCTATCAATTTCAGCACTATGCCGGCACAAAATCTACTGTTAATCCGCCACTTTCCGACCAACTGCTCAGCCAGCCCAACCCCATTCTCCTGATTGTCAGCGACAATTTCCTCAAAGCCGCGCAGTGCATGCACCGGGGCCTCAAGCTGCTTCAGGAGAAACGGAACCTGATCCTGCCCGTGGTGATCGAAGGCGTAACCGAAGACGAGCAAACGGGGAAAACGATAAAAGTCCAGACCGACTTTGAGCGCGTCAGCGATATCATTCAATACATCAATTACTGGCAGGATCAATACCTGGACCTGCGCCGCCAGAAACGGCAGATGAAGGAATTTGACGAAGAAGCCTTCAATGCCCACCTGAAGATCATGCGGGAGATTTCCAGCGAAGCCGGAGAATTCCTCCGTGTTCTGAGAGGAATGAATTACCAGACCCACAAGAGCCTGGTTGCCAACAGTTACGAACAGTTTTTCAAGTTTACTGGCGACATGGATGGCTGGGGCCGGTTCAAATCGAAGGCGCCTTCCGTGCTGATAACTGAACCCGCTCCTCCTGCCCCGGAGGAAGAAACGCCTGCCGCAGAGCTTCCTGCTGCGGTTGAGGAGCAAGAAGAAATAACAGAAGCGCAAGAGGAAAGCCCGACCACTCCCGTCGAAGCGGAAGAAGCCCCTCCTCCGGCCGGCCTTTCCGATATCCCTGGCATGGATCTGATCGAAGAACTCGGGCCAGAAGAGCGCGTAGAAGAACCTCAAACGCCCGCTGGGGAAGAACCGGCAAGCGATGAAATCGCCGATGTTATTGAGTGGGGGGTTGGGGAGGTTGAGGATGAGGTTGAGGTTGAGGATGAGGATGAGGGTGAGGTTGAGGGTGAGGGTGAGGAAGATGAAAATGCAGAGGAGCCGTTCTACCTGGATGACGAAGAGGACGACGCCCTATCGGAAGAAGAAGAAGAGGAATTGGAGGAAGACCAGGTGGCGGTCCTGGTTGAAGAAGCAATGGAGTATTTCAATACGGGGCAGGTGCAGGAAGGACTGGCGTTTATGGCCCAGGCAGTGGAGGAGAACCCGGATAATGCCTATCTTAAATACAACCAGGCACTGATGCTGGCACAGCGGGGCCAGGACTACCGTTCTGCCCGCAAAGCGCTGCAATCGGTAGTCGAAGCAGAGCCCAGCAACGAAGAAGCGCTTTATTTGATGGGAGAACTCAATGAATTGCTGGAGGATTTTGACAATGCCCGCAAATACTACCTGCGGCTGATTGATGTCAACCCAAAGTATCCCCATGCTTGCTACCGCCTGGGCCTGATCCTGGCGGCTCATTTTGAAGGGCAGCAAAAAGCGGCTTCCAGATATTTGAAAAAGGCGATAAAGCAGGACGAGAACAATGCCGATGCGTGTTATCAGTATGCATTGCTGCTGAATGAGGCCCTGGGCAAGCCCAAAAAGGCCATTGAGCTTCTGAAGCGAACCCTGGAAATCGACCCCAAGCACCCCTTTGCCAATTACGACCTGGCGCTGGTTTACTATCAGTTGGGGCAACGGCCGAAAGCCAAGCGGGCCTACGCCCGGGCCATCGCGATAAACCCGGAATTGCACACTCCTGAAAACGATCTCGCCTTTCAGGAGCAACCGCAACCACCAGCTCCGGTTTCAGAAGCTTCCGCTTCCACTCCGCCCGCCTCTGCTATTGCCAGCGTAGAGCATGACGCCCTCGAAGCATTAAAAAACAACATCAACCGCCTGGAGGAACTGCTGAGGGCCAGAGAAGAAGAAGCGGCTGTGTTGCGCCAGGAGATAGAAGAAGAGCCCGTGCCGGAAAAACCCAAAGTGGATCAAACCGTGCTCATTACGGGGGCTACATCCGGTATCGGAAAAGCCGTAGCTGAAAAATTCGCTCAAAACGGCTATCGCGTCATCATCACCGGGCGGCGGGCCAAACGCCTCGAAGAACTGAAAGGCCGGTTCGAAGAGGAGTACGATGCTGATGTCCTCGCCATCGCCTTTGACGTCAGAGACGGAGGCGCCGTGGAAGAAGTGATGGAAAAACTCGGCGACAAGGGAATGGAGGTCGATATCCTGATCAATAATGCCGGCAAAGCCAAAGGCCTGGCCCCCATCCACGAGGGCAAAATAGAGCATTGGGAAGAAATGATCGACACCAACCTGAAAGGGCTCTTGTATATGACCCGGGCCGTGTCTCCAGGTATGGTAGAGCGCAAAAGCGGGCACATCATCAATATTTGCTCCACTGCCGGCCGGGATGTGTATCCCAACGGCAACGTATACTGCGCCACTAAATCAGCAGTGGAAGCACTGACCAAAGCCATGCGGCTCGACCTGCACCAACACCATGTTAAGGTCAGCATGGTGAACCCTGCTCATGTTGAAGAAACGGAGTTCGCTCTGACCCGCTTTGACGGCGATGAGGAAAAAGCGAAGATTTATAAAGGTTTCAAACCCTTGACATCCCGGGATGTAGCCGAAGCCATTTTCTTTATGGCCACCCGCCCGGCCCACGTCAATGTCCTGGATATCGTCCTGCAGGGCGTTCAGCAGGCCAGCAGCCTGGTGATCGACCGCTCCGGCCGGGAACTGTATGAAGGAGAAGAGGAGGTGGATTGA
- a CDS encoding TlpA family protein disulfide reductase — protein MNRHARSLWMFAIVLATGLASCIVIEHPYNGLPPGLWRAVLELEPRSLADNPEGKPLPQLMNLEFEEVTQGELPFNFEVLYTGEGKFHIEIINGEERIKVEDIFIGRDRSTAKDTVVINLPVYDSYIRAIFEEDVMEGEWVVNDRDNYRIPFKAYQGENYRFTTLRKPPVMDVSGRWEATFGIEGDEPYPAIGEFKQDGNHLSGTFLTETGDYRFLDGTIQKDKLYLSCFDGAHAFLFEAKIQPDNTLIGSFRSGKHYRAIWKAKANPDFQLRDPHSLSYLREGYDGIQFSFENPDGKTVSLSDSVYRGKVVLVQAMGSWCPNCRDEAVFLQGYLGAHPEQPLEAVGLSFERYEEPENAKEAIRAFKEGLGLDYEILLAGKANTEDAAKALPMLNQVIAYPTLIIVDQAGAVRRIHAGFAGPATSEYESFKKEFTSFISQLLKETEKK, from the coding sequence ATGAACAGGCACGCCCGATCCCTTTGGATGTTTGCAATCGTTCTGGCTACAGGACTGGCCTCCTGCATTGTCATAGAACATCCCTATAATGGCCTCCCTCCCGGCCTCTGGCGAGCGGTGCTGGAACTCGAGCCCCGCTCCCTCGCCGACAACCCGGAAGGGAAACCCCTGCCCCAGCTGATGAACCTGGAGTTTGAAGAAGTGACCCAGGGCGAGCTGCCCTTCAATTTTGAGGTGCTGTACACCGGTGAAGGCAAATTTCACATCGAGATCATCAACGGGGAGGAACGGATAAAAGTAGAAGACATTTTTATCGGCCGGGACCGCTCGACCGCCAAGGACACCGTGGTGATCAACCTGCCGGTTTACGATTCCTACATCCGCGCCATCTTTGAAGAGGATGTGATGGAGGGCGAATGGGTGGTGAATGACCGCGACAACTACCGCATTCCGTTCAAGGCATATCAGGGGGAAAATTACCGCTTTACCACCCTGCGCAAACCTCCGGTCATGGACGTCAGCGGGCGGTGGGAAGCCACCTTCGGCATAGAGGGCGACGAGCCCTACCCGGCGATCGGAGAGTTCAAACAGGACGGCAACCACCTTTCCGGCACTTTTCTGACGGAAACCGGCGATTACCGTTTCCTGGACGGAACCATACAGAAGGACAAACTCTATTTGAGTTGTTTCGACGGCGCCCATGCCTTTCTTTTTGAAGCAAAAATCCAGCCGGACAACACCCTCATCGGATCTTTCCGGTCGGGCAAACACTACAGGGCGATCTGGAAAGCAAAGGCCAATCCGGATTTTCAACTAAGAGACCCGCACAGCCTGTCGTACCTCAGGGAAGGCTACGATGGAATACAGTTTTCATTTGAAAACCCAGACGGCAAAACCGTATCTTTATCAGATTCCGTTTATCGGGGCAAAGTAGTGCTGGTACAGGCCATGGGAAGTTGGTGCCCCAATTGCCGGGACGAAGCCGTTTTTCTTCAGGGATACCTCGGCGCTCACCCGGAACAGCCGCTGGAAGCCGTTGGCTTGTCCTTCGAGCGATATGAGGAGCCGGAAAATGCTAAGGAGGCCATCCGTGCGTTTAAAGAAGGGTTGGGGCTGGATTACGAGATCCTCCTGGCGGGAAAAGCAAATACGGAGGACGCCGCAAAAGCGCTTCCAATGCTCAACCAGGTGATCGCCTACCCTACCCTTATCATTGTGGATCAGGCGGGAGCCGTTCGGCGGATACACGCCGGCTTTGCCGGCCCGGCCACCAGCGAATATGAATCGTTCAAAAAAGAATTTACGTCTTTCATCAGCCAACTTTTGAAGGAAACAGAAAAAAAGTAA